The following are encoded together in the Eptesicus fuscus isolate TK198812 chromosome 16, DD_ASM_mEF_20220401, whole genome shotgun sequence genome:
- the LOC103291525 gene encoding gastrokine-3-like, with product MKYLIVSSILVIFLLTSSLALTTISDSHPLDGSVGTQSIHVSAVRGMVSIRDNNVLSEWDGLVDYKNDLLVAKIYSKMACVLAKMDQAVFPTLDDISKALDPQGSKHYPSTRGLTYTVLPNRVKNLAQYGMPIKDMCREVPTYFAQQRKEGTALSVDPDSCFEVQLLYFMGLSICGEIPGL from the exons ATGAAATACCTT ATTGTGTCTTCCATCCTAGTGATTTTCCTCCTAACTTCATCCTTGGCCCTGACG ACCATCAGTGACAGCCATCCTCTGGATGGGTCTGTGGGGACCCAGAGCATCCATGTCAGTGCCGTCCGAGGTATGGTCAGCATCCGAGACAACAATGTTTTGAGTGAATGGGATGGACTCGTGGACTACAAGAAT GATCTCTTGGTGGCTAAGATATATAGCAAGATGGCTTGTGTCTTGGCCAAGATGGACCAAGCTGTCTTCCCAACTTTGGATGACATTAGCAAGGCCCTGGACCCCCAG GGTTCAAAGCATTATCCATCCACTCGTGGCCTGACCTACACTGTTTTACCCAACCGGGTCAAGAACTTAGCACAGTATGGAATGCCCATCAAGGACATGTGCCGAGAGGTCCCTACCTACTTTGCCCAGCAGCGGAAAGAAG GTACCGCGCTGTCAGTGGACCCTGATTCATGTTTTGAAGTCCAACTTCTGTACTTTATGGGCCTCTCCATCTGCGGGGAGATCCCTGGGCTCTGA
- the GKN2 gene encoding gastrokine-2 isoform X2 has product MKTLVLFLVVLAIFGTQSHGYEVYNIISPNNNGGNIQETVTIDNEKNTAIVNIHAGSCSSTTVFDYKHGYIASRILSRRACYVMKMNHDAIPALDQLKRYIYERKALKTMSSNEYTWVKYNPLQSWFTDMKWFFLGSPIEKLCKHLPLYKAEVVDKPHDAGAHGCVKAGLLGIFGISICGGVNV; this is encoded by the exons ATGAAAACCCTT GTGTTATTTTTGGTGGTGCTGGCCATCTTTGGAACACAGTCTCATGGATATGAG GTTTACAACATCATCAGCCCAAACAACAATGGTGGCAATATTCAGGAGACAGTGACAATTGACAATGAAAAAAACACTGCCATTGTTAACATCCATGCCGGATCATGCTCCTCTACCACAGTTTTTGACTATAAACAT GGTTACATCGCATCCAGGATCCTCTCCCGAAGAGCCTGCTACGTCATGAAGATGAACCATGATGCCATTCCTGCTCTGGATCAACTCAAACGGTACATCTACGAGAGGAAG GCTCTGAAGACCATGTCCTCCAACGAATACACCTGGGTCAAGTACAACCCGCTGCAGTCTTGGTTTACAGACATGAAATGGTTCTTTTTGGGGTCACCCATTGAGAAGCTCTGCAAACACCTCCCCTTGTACAAGGCAGAAGTGGTTGATAAACCAC ATGATGCCGGTGCTCATGGCTGCGTAAAGGCTGGGCTCCTGGGCATCTTTGGGATTTCCATCTGTGGAGGCGTCAATGTTTAA
- the GKN2 gene encoding gastrokine-2 isoform X1, producing MQIFVLFLVVLAIFGTQSHGYEVYNIISPNNNGGNIQETVTIDNEKNTAIVNIHAGSCSSTTVFDYKHGYIASRILSRRACYVMKMNHDAIPALDQLKRYIYERKALKTMSSNEYTWVKYNPLQSWFTDMKWFFLGSPIEKLCKHLPLYKAEVVDKPHDAGAHGCVKAGLLGIFGISICGGVNV from the exons ATGCAGATCTTT GTGTTATTTTTGGTGGTGCTGGCCATCTTTGGAACACAGTCTCATGGATATGAG GTTTACAACATCATCAGCCCAAACAACAATGGTGGCAATATTCAGGAGACAGTGACAATTGACAATGAAAAAAACACTGCCATTGTTAACATCCATGCCGGATCATGCTCCTCTACCACAGTTTTTGACTATAAACAT GGTTACATCGCATCCAGGATCCTCTCCCGAAGAGCCTGCTACGTCATGAAGATGAACCATGATGCCATTCCTGCTCTGGATCAACTCAAACGGTACATCTACGAGAGGAAG GCTCTGAAGACCATGTCCTCCAACGAATACACCTGGGTCAAGTACAACCCGCTGCAGTCTTGGTTTACAGACATGAAATGGTTCTTTTTGGGGTCACCCATTGAGAAGCTCTGCAAACACCTCCCCTTGTACAAGGCAGAAGTGGTTGATAAACCAC ATGATGCCGGTGCTCATGGCTGCGTAAAGGCTGGGCTCCTGGGCATCTTTGGGATTTCCATCTGTGGAGGCGTCAATGTTTAA